A region from the Ursus arctos isolate Adak ecotype North America unplaced genomic scaffold, UrsArc2.0 scaffold_6, whole genome shotgun sequence genome encodes:
- the PMP2 gene encoding myelin P2 protein — MSNKFLGTWKLVSSENFDDYMKALGVGLATRKLGNLAKPRVIISKKGDIITIRTESTFKNTEISFKLGQEFEETTADNRKTKSIVTLSRGSLNQVQKWDGKETTIKRKLVDGKMVVECKMKGVVCTRIYEKV, encoded by the exons ATGAGCAACAAATTCTTGGGCACCTGGAAACTTGTCTCCAGTGAGAACTTCGATGATTACATGAAAGCTCTGG GTGTGGGGTTAGCCACCAGAAAACTGGGAAATTTGGCCAAGCCCCGTGTGATCATCAGCAAGAAAGGGGATATTATAACTATAAGAACTGAAAGTACgtttaaaaatacagagatcTCCTTTAAGTTAGGTCAGGAATTTGAAGAAACCACAGCTGACAACAGGAAAACAAAG AGCATTGTAACCTTGTCAAGAGGCTCATTGAATCAAGTGCAGAAATGGGATGGCAAAGAGAcgacaataaaaagaaagttggTGGATGGGAAAATGGTAGTG gAATGTAAAATGAAGGGCGTGGTCTGCACCAGAATTTATGAGAAGGTCTGA
- the LOC113253006 gene encoding fatty acid-binding protein 9: protein MIEPFLGTWKLVSSENFEEYMKQLGMSTAARNLAGLAKPRISISVNGDEVNIKTESSFKNTEISFKLGEEFDETTADNRKVKSIITLNSGAMIHVQKWLGKETTIKRQIVDGKMVVEYAMNKTVSTRVYEKV, encoded by the exons ATGATTGAGCCCTTCTTGGGAACCTGGAAGCTGGTCTCCAGTGAAAACTTTGAGGAATACATGAAACAACTGG GGATGAGCACAGCAGCCAGGAACCTGGCAGGGTTAGCGAAGCCCAGAATCAGCATAAGTGTCAATGGGGATGAAGTGAACATCAAAACAGAAAGTTCCTTCAAGAACACTGAGATCTCCTTCAAACTGGGGGAAGAATTTGATGAAACCACAGCAGACAACCGGAAAGTAAAG AGCATCATAACATTAAACAGTGGGGCGATGATTCACGTCCAAAAATGGCTTGGCAAAGAGACGACAATCAAAAGACAAATTGTAGATGGAAAAATGGTAGTG GAGTATGCCATGAATAAAACTGTCAGCACTCGAGTTTATGAAAAGGTATGA